In Anopheles gambiae chromosome 2, idAnoGambNW_F1_1, whole genome shotgun sequence, a single window of DNA contains:
- the LOC133391105 gene encoding uncharacterized protein LOC133391105 → MPPKKPGKKVTIQLRPLQRARGSSFEQDPAAGPSSGAPVKAVLKKSRYKIYEIPRKSEFSEYLLKLRREQERLEQDDADLRVEPPAHEAAGPSRQAEARPKLIMFDNPISPVRQGSVVEYRPKERHPFKELVSNYLRRSSHPKQLLALYKIPVVKNWEQVIEDSLRKMAAERSTRGEQWKQPRLQWLDDLEEANRQLPEPTRRRRNMFDPSICCFLAWFGGRRRRRRRGQRWSDA, encoded by the coding sequence atgccaCCGAAAAAACCGGGCAAAAAGGTTACGATTCAATTGCGCCCGTTGCAGCGTGCACGAGGCTCCTCCTTCGAACAGGACCCTGCCGCAGGACCATCGTCTGGCGCACCCGTCAAAGCAGTTCTAAAGAAATCGCGCTACAAAATCTATGAAATACCGCGCAAGTCCGAGTTTTCCGAGTATCTCTTAAAGCTACGGCGCGAACAGGAGCGGctagagcaggatgatgcAGATCTGCGAGTTGAACCACCGGCGCACGAAGCTGCGGGCCCAAGCCGGCAGGCGGAAGCACGGCCAAAGTTGATAATGTTCGACAATCCCATCAGCCCGGTCAGGCAGGGCAGTGTCGTTGAGTATCGGCCGAAGGAGCGCCACCCGTTCAAGGAGCTCGTTAGTAACTATCTGCGACGAAGCTCGCATCCAAAGCAGCTGCTCGCTCTGTACAAAATACCGGTGGTGAAAAATTGGGAGCAAGTGATCGAAGATTCGCTGCGCAAGATGGCGGCCGAACGATCGACCCGGGGGGAACAGTGGAAGCAGCCGCGGCTGCAGTGGTTAGATGATTTGGAGGAAGCAAATCGCCAGCTACCGGAACCGACCCGCAGGCGGAGGAATATGTTTGATCCTTCCATCTGCTGCTTTCTGGCGTGGTTTGGaggtcgtcgccgtcgtcgacGCCGCGGTCAGCGCTGGTCGGATGCTTAA